From Primulina tabacum isolate GXHZ01 chromosome 2, ASM2559414v2, whole genome shotgun sequence, one genomic window encodes:
- the LOC142524350 gene encoding uncharacterized protein LOC142524350 isoform X1, which yields MSSSDSDSESSSLGGTEGFSESSESSRSSRSSESSQSKISLADPDFTVDPPEEEVTTHSRPGKEVRHVTQQMNISNADNLWYGHLSSHIPSGSEPKLRTLWHIPSSHQIIIPSPEDRPYLAPKGYYTFFQHHFDAGLRFPLCDFFQELSKYYQVHLGLLTPNAFRLISCFAVLFRALGLPLNCTTFSYFLVLSRSKDGPFYVTSRSGHKLFDGAPSHVKDWKKYFFFVQPPKELTCFTDWYPVFTKPKLFKSYKKDEEYLQIMSVLGDRCFNIPKLLSEDLLCHAGLSPVKIKLKENAGTRVMNALFLRELSKTKAGGSSSVSQKSITPVVTMGPKGDCSAAEKKKTGSCSTTAKKPASSPSSPTAAKKKKAGSSSSASERASSPPPRAKSPPPSGKQNASTDLSPSAPQHGKRKISEISVVSVSSPEGSEPDEEPPLASAVHPLYTSDSAIVGRGPTPLAQKIMYQLPSDADAAFMGSLGWSDLLRRTCSSVTEGMMYVGELAERAHAARSGSCQELREVQALREQLQATIDEMKVSHAMELSESQAQLSESQIQCGELSKQKQESQRLIEDQAKEIKKLKKELKNSQAELKDAKARHVAEASSFKDEFLKSEEFVEICGPKAFHYLGVGFEGAVGLFHAQGYPPPGAPTDFIDFEGFISSLPPDS from the exons ATGTCTTCTTCCGATTCCGATTCCGAGTCTAGTTCTTTGGGTGGTACTGAGGGGTTTAGCGAGTCTAGCGAGTCCAGCCGGTCTAGCAGGTCCAGCGAGTCTAGCCAGAGTAAGATTTCCCTAGCCGATCCTGATTTTACCGTTGATCCTCCTGAGGAGGAAGTCACCACTCATAGTCGTCCGGGTAAGGAAGTTCGTCACGTGACCCAACAAATGAACATATCTAACGCAGACAACTTGTGGTATGGTCATTTGTCATCCCACATCCCTTCCGGTAGCGAGCCAAAACTTAGAACTTTATGGCACATTCCTTCCTCCCACCAGATTATCATTCCTAGCCCAGAGGACCGGCCCTATCTAGCCCCTAAGGGCTATTATACCTTCTTTCAGCATCACTTTGATGCAGGTCTCCGTTTCCCTTTGTGCGATTTCTTCCAAGAATTAAGCAAGTACTACCAGGTGCATTTAGGTTTACTCACGCCCAATGCTTTCCGTTTGATAAGCTGTTTCGCTGTGTTATTCAGAGCTTTAGGCCTCCCTTTGAATTGCACCACTTTTTCCTACTTCTTAGTTTTGTCCAGGTCAAAAGATGGACCTTTCTACGTAACCTCCCGGTCTGGCCACAAACTGTTCGATGGAGCCCCCAGTCATGTGAAGGACTGGAAAAAATACTTCTTCTTTGTACAGCCACCCAAAGAATTGACTTGCTTTACCGATTGGTACCCTGTCTTCACTAAACCCAAACTTTTCAAGAGTTATAAGAAAGATGAGGAGTACCTACAGATAATGAGTGTACTAGGAGATCGATGCTTTAACATTCCCAAACTTCTATCTGAGGATCTCCTATGTCATGCCGGGTTAAGTCCCGTTAAAATTAAGCTGAAGGAGAATGCTG GTACTAGAGTCATGAACGCCCTATTTCTCCGTGAACTTTCCAAGACAAAGGCCGGgggttcttcatcagtttcCCAGAAATCCATTACCCCGGTAGTCACGATGGGCCCAAAGGGagattgttctgctgctgagaaaaagaaaacaggTTCCTGTTCTACCACCGCGAAGAAGCCTGCTAGCTCCCCTAGCTCCCCTACTGCTgcgaagaagaagaaggcaggctcctcctcctccgcctCAGAGCGAGCCTCCTCGCCACCTCCTCGCGCCAAGTCCCCTCCTCCGTCTGGTAAGCAAAATGCATCCACTGATCTTAGCCCGTCAGCCCCTCAGCATGGCAAACGCAAGATTTCTGAGATTTCTGTCGTATCGGTCTCTTCTCCAGAGGGGTCCGAGCCCGATGAGGAGCCTCCCCTCGCATCGGCGGTACATCCTCTATACACTTCGGATTCGGCCATCGTGGGGCGGGGTCCTACTCCTCTAGCTCAGAAGATAATGTATCAGCTTCCTTCCGACGCCGATGCAGCGTTCATGGGTTCACTGGGGTGGTCAGACCTCCTCCGCCGGACATGCAGCAGTGTCACCGAG GGCATGATGTACGTTGGGGAGTTGGCCGAGCGTGCTCACGCCGCTCGATCTGGCTCTTGTCAAGAATTACGCGAGGTTCAGGCTCTCCGCGAACAGCTCCAGGCTACTATTGATGAGATGAAAGTGTCGCATGCCATGGAGCTTTCGGAGTCCCAAGCTCAATTGTCGGAGTCCCAGATCCAGTGCGGCGAGCTCTCAAAACAGAAGCAGGAGTCTCAGCGGCTGATAGAGGATCAAGCTAAAGAGATCAAGAAGCTGAAGAAAGAATTAAAGAACTCACAGGCTGAGCTTAAAGACGCCAAGGCACGACATGTTGCAGAAGCCTCCTCTTTCAAAGACGAATTTCTCAAATCCGAAGAATTTGTCGAGATCTGTGGCCCGAAAGCTTTTCACTACCTGGGGGTGGGTTTCGAGGGTGCAGTCGGCCTTTTCCACGCTCAGGGCTATCCTCCGCCAGGCGCCCCTACTGACTTTATCGACTTCGAGGGCTTCATATCGAGTCTCCCCCCTGATTCCTAG
- the LOC142524350 gene encoding uncharacterized protein LOC142524350 isoform X2, with amino-acid sequence MSSSDSDSESSSLGGTEGFSESSESSRSSRSSESSQSKISLADPDFTVDPPEEEVTTHSRPGKEVRHVTQQMNISNADNLWYGHLSSHIPSGSEPKLRTLWHIPSSHQIIIPSPEDRPYLAPKGYYTFFQHHFDAGLRFPLCDFFQELSKYYQVHLGLLTPNAFRLISCFAVLFRALGLPLNCTTFSYFLVLSRSKDGPFYVTSRSGHKLFDGAPSHVKDWKKYFFFVQPPKELTCFTDWYPVFTKPKLFKSYKKDEEYLQIMSVLGDRCFNIPKLLSEDLLCHAGLSPVKIKLKENAGTRVMNALFLRELSKTKAGGSSSVSQKSITPVVTMGPKGDCSAAEKKKTGSCSTTAKKPASSPSSPTAAKKKKAGSSSSASERASSPPPRAKSPPPSEGSEPDEEPPLASAVHPLYTSDSAIVGRGPTPLAQKIMYQLPSDADAAFMGSLGWSDLLRRTCSSVTEGMMYVGELAERAHAARSGSCQELREVQALREQLQATIDEMKVSHAMELSESQAQLSESQIQCGELSKQKQESQRLIEDQAKEIKKLKKELKNSQAELKDAKARHVAEASSFKDEFLKSEEFVEICGPKAFHYLGVGFEGAVGLFHAQGYPPPGAPTDFIDFEGFISSLPPDS; translated from the exons ATGTCTTCTTCCGATTCCGATTCCGAGTCTAGTTCTTTGGGTGGTACTGAGGGGTTTAGCGAGTCTAGCGAGTCCAGCCGGTCTAGCAGGTCCAGCGAGTCTAGCCAGAGTAAGATTTCCCTAGCCGATCCTGATTTTACCGTTGATCCTCCTGAGGAGGAAGTCACCACTCATAGTCGTCCGGGTAAGGAAGTTCGTCACGTGACCCAACAAATGAACATATCTAACGCAGACAACTTGTGGTATGGTCATTTGTCATCCCACATCCCTTCCGGTAGCGAGCCAAAACTTAGAACTTTATGGCACATTCCTTCCTCCCACCAGATTATCATTCCTAGCCCAGAGGACCGGCCCTATCTAGCCCCTAAGGGCTATTATACCTTCTTTCAGCATCACTTTGATGCAGGTCTCCGTTTCCCTTTGTGCGATTTCTTCCAAGAATTAAGCAAGTACTACCAGGTGCATTTAGGTTTACTCACGCCCAATGCTTTCCGTTTGATAAGCTGTTTCGCTGTGTTATTCAGAGCTTTAGGCCTCCCTTTGAATTGCACCACTTTTTCCTACTTCTTAGTTTTGTCCAGGTCAAAAGATGGACCTTTCTACGTAACCTCCCGGTCTGGCCACAAACTGTTCGATGGAGCCCCCAGTCATGTGAAGGACTGGAAAAAATACTTCTTCTTTGTACAGCCACCCAAAGAATTGACTTGCTTTACCGATTGGTACCCTGTCTTCACTAAACCCAAACTTTTCAAGAGTTATAAGAAAGATGAGGAGTACCTACAGATAATGAGTGTACTAGGAGATCGATGCTTTAACATTCCCAAACTTCTATCTGAGGATCTCCTATGTCATGCCGGGTTAAGTCCCGTTAAAATTAAGCTGAAGGAGAATGCTG GTACTAGAGTCATGAACGCCCTATTTCTCCGTGAACTTTCCAAGACAAAGGCCGGgggttcttcatcagtttcCCAGAAATCCATTACCCCGGTAGTCACGATGGGCCCAAAGGGagattgttctgctgctgagaaaaagaaaacaggTTCCTGTTCTACCACCGCGAAGAAGCCTGCTAGCTCCCCTAGCTCCCCTACTGCTgcgaagaagaagaaggcaggctcctcctcctccgcctCAGAGCGAGCCTCCTCGCCACCTCCTCGCGCCAAGTCCCCTCCTCCGTCTG AGGGGTCCGAGCCCGATGAGGAGCCTCCCCTCGCATCGGCGGTACATCCTCTATACACTTCGGATTCGGCCATCGTGGGGCGGGGTCCTACTCCTCTAGCTCAGAAGATAATGTATCAGCTTCCTTCCGACGCCGATGCAGCGTTCATGGGTTCACTGGGGTGGTCAGACCTCCTCCGCCGGACATGCAGCAGTGTCACCGAG GGCATGATGTACGTTGGGGAGTTGGCCGAGCGTGCTCACGCCGCTCGATCTGGCTCTTGTCAAGAATTACGCGAGGTTCAGGCTCTCCGCGAACAGCTCCAGGCTACTATTGATGAGATGAAAGTGTCGCATGCCATGGAGCTTTCGGAGTCCCAAGCTCAATTGTCGGAGTCCCAGATCCAGTGCGGCGAGCTCTCAAAACAGAAGCAGGAGTCTCAGCGGCTGATAGAGGATCAAGCTAAAGAGATCAAGAAGCTGAAGAAAGAATTAAAGAACTCACAGGCTGAGCTTAAAGACGCCAAGGCACGACATGTTGCAGAAGCCTCCTCTTTCAAAGACGAATTTCTCAAATCCGAAGAATTTGTCGAGATCTGTGGCCCGAAAGCTTTTCACTACCTGGGGGTGGGTTTCGAGGGTGCAGTCGGCCTTTTCCACGCTCAGGGCTATCCTCCGCCAGGCGCCCCTACTGACTTTATCGACTTCGAGGGCTTCATATCGAGTCTCCCCCCTGATTCCTAG